A region of Diospyros lotus cultivar Yz01 chromosome 3, ASM1463336v1, whole genome shotgun sequence DNA encodes the following proteins:
- the LOC127797698 gene encoding auxin-induced in root cultures protein 12-like has translation MASPQRERITALILLLASVPLLISPAKALNCTSQNFTNKMLYDKCVDLPTLSAYLHWNYNGSKLSIAFVAPPASPTGWISWAINPTGTGMLGSQALIAFKHSNGSVAVDTYNISAYKFVQSKIAFDVPDKKAESSGGVMRIFATLELPNGMTLVNQVWQVGSSVTDNDPVRHDLQPANLKSNGTINLVTGTQNASAPAPSPAGTNSGSGPSGDNGGASVTISGGAGLALFNVLLLGSFLAL, from the coding sequence ATGGCTTctccacagagagagagaatcacAGCTCTGATTCTGCTCTTAGCTTCGGTGCCTCTGCTGATCTCGCCGGCGAAAGCACTGAACTGTACGTCACAGAACTTCACCAACAAGATGCTCTACGACAAGTGCGTCGACTTGCCAACCCTAAGCGCCTACCTCCATTGGAACTACAACGGTTCGAAGCTCTCGATCGCCTTCGTCGCCCCGCCGGCTAGTCCGACCGGCTGGATATCCTGGGCAATCAACCCGACCGGCACCGGCATGCTCGGATCTCAGGCTCTCATCGCCTTCAAGCACTCGAACGGCTCCGTCGCCGTCGACACCTACAACATCAGCGCCTACAAATTCGTCCAGTCGAAGATCGCCTTCGACGTCCCGGACAAGAAGGCCGAGTCCTCCGGCGGCGTGATGCGGATCTTCGCTACGCTTGAGCTGCCGAATGGGATGACTTTGGTGAATCAGGTGTGGCAGGTCGGCAGCTCCGTCACCGACAACGATCCCGTTAGGCACGACTTACAGCCGGCGAACTTGAAATCCAACGGAACGATAAATTTGGTAACCGGAACACAGAACGCCAGCGCTCCGGCTCCGAGTCCGGCAGGGACGAATTCGGGCAGTGGGCCGAGCGGTGATAATGGCGGTGCTTCGGTCACGATCAGTGGTGGCGCCGGCCTTGCCCTCTTTAACGTGTTACTTCTCGGAAGCTTCCTTGcgctttga